The Phyllostomus discolor isolate MPI-MPIP mPhyDis1 chromosome 4, mPhyDis1.pri.v3, whole genome shotgun sequence genome window below encodes:
- the LOC114494267 gene encoding histone H3.3A-like encodes MARTKQTARKWTGGKTPRKQLATKAAPKSVPSLGGVKKPHRYRPGTVALCEIRRYQKSTKLLIRKLPFQRLVREIGQDFKTDLRFQSAAIGALQESSEAYLVGLFEDTNLCAMHAKHVTVMTKDIQLARRIRGERG; translated from the coding sequence ATGGCTCGTACAAAGCAGACTGCTCGCAAATGGACCGGTGGTAAAACACCGAGGAAGCAACTAGCTACCAAAGCCGCTCCCAAGAGTGTGCCCTCTCTTGGAGGGGTGAAGAAACCTCATCGTTACAGGCCTGGTACTGTGGCACTTTGTGAAATTAGACGTTATCAGAAGTCCACTAAACTTCTGATTCGCAAACTTCCCTTCCAGCGTCTGGTGCGAGAAATTGGTCAGGACTTCAAAACAGATCTGCGCTTCCAGAGTGCAGCTATTGGTGCTTTGCAGGAGTCAAGTGAAGCCTATCTGGTTGGACTTTTTGAAGATACCAACCTGTGTGCTATGCATGCCAAACATGTAACAGTTATGACGAAAGACATCCAGCTAGCACGACGCATACGTGGAGAACGTGGTTAA